The following proteins come from a genomic window of Mariniflexile sp. TRM1-10:
- a CDS encoding family 43 glycosylhydrolase — MNHIKPKGTNLHSKQTLLLTILLSFCPIVILTSQTLNIKNDRFWDTKSGEPIYSQGGGIFKFVDSNTNLEKYYWYGVHYKEAELYRNDPSITQPHANFVSVTCYTSTDLVNWESEKPVLTKEEVDQNFSRTGWMGRLGVAYISELKKYAMFIQHNNEVLITVSDSPTGPFKWHQRISMESMIGTSNTGDQTVFTDEDTGISYLVYSYGKGRHKIYISEIGVKDGMVNLLDCTQVFKGAGREGNCMFKYKGKYYLFASNLYGWDSSYAYYLVADDIRGPYLPENKMLITPGSMDDYAHVTQTGFFTTLKTNNQELVIYCGDRWANFAGNGLGYNQWCPITFEADVPYFNSLHSWNFDISTGNWDVAADNNYVKNGSFEADRRHVPSPVKPIQEQLKGWFTKIYEGNVIVVGSDESPVLNYFNTEEDRKHVIGEKSLNISDVIKFKRKIYQTIESSPFVKLEEGSYKLSAKIKNTNGFSKLNMYAESGGQIKFLNVIEQNTSWTPIEIDDIYVSNGKVDIGFMVEGIANAACQIDDVAFVKSTK, encoded by the coding sequence ATGAACCATATTAAACCAAAAGGAACAAACCTTCATTCTAAGCAAACCTTATTATTAACGATATTGTTATCATTTTGTCCAATAGTTATTTTAACGTCTCAAACGCTAAATATTAAAAATGACAGGTTTTGGGATACTAAAAGCGGAGAGCCTATCTATAGTCAGGGCGGAGGGATTTTTAAATTTGTAGATTCTAATACAAATCTTGAAAAATACTACTGGTATGGTGTTCATTATAAAGAAGCAGAACTTTATCGAAACGATCCGTCTATAACACAACCTCATGCTAATTTTGTGTCTGTAACTTGTTATACTTCCACAGATTTAGTAAACTGGGAATCTGAAAAACCTGTTCTAACCAAAGAAGAAGTTGATCAAAATTTCAGTCGTACAGGGTGGATGGGACGATTAGGGGTTGCCTATATAAGCGAGTTGAAAAAATATGCTATGTTTATTCAACACAATAATGAGGTTTTAATAACAGTTTCAGACAGTCCAACAGGACCATTTAAGTGGCATCAAAGAATAAGTATGGAAAGTATGATTGGCACTTCAAACACGGGTGACCAAACGGTTTTTACAGATGAAGACACGGGTATTTCATATCTTGTTTACTCTTACGGAAAAGGGCGTCATAAAATTTATATCTCTGAAATTGGTGTTAAAGATGGCATGGTAAATCTATTGGATTGCACACAAGTTTTTAAAGGGGCTGGTCGAGAAGGAAACTGTATGTTTAAATATAAAGGCAAATATTACCTGTTTGCATCAAACCTGTATGGTTGGGATTCGTCTTATGCCTATTATCTTGTGGCTGATGATATTAGAGGGCCTTATTTACCGGAAAATAAAATGCTAATCACACCTGGTTCTATGGATGACTATGCCCATGTTACACAAACAGGTTTTTTTACCACACTTAAAACAAATAACCAAGAGTTAGTTATCTATTGTGGAGATAGATGGGCGAATTTTGCAGGAAATGGTTTAGGTTACAACCAATGGTGCCCAATAACTTTCGAGGCTGATGTGCCTTACTTCAATTCATTACATTCGTGGAATTTTGATATCTCTACAGGAAATTGGGATGTGGCAGCTGATAATAACTATGTTAAAAACGGGAGTTTCGAAGCGGATCGTAGACATGTTCCAAGTCCAGTAAAACCAATACAAGAGCAGTTGAAGGGGTGGTTTACAAAAATATATGAAGGGAATGTCATCGTGGTTGGCTCTGATGAATCTCCTGTTCTAAACTATTTTAATACGGAAGAAGACAGAAAACATGTTATAGGCGAAAAAAGCTTGAATATTTCTGATGTTATCAAGTTTAAAAGGAAAATTTACCAAACGATTGAATCCAGTCCGTTTGTAAAATTGGAAGAAGGGTCTTATAAACTATCAGCTAAAATTAAGAACACGAATGGATTTAGTAAACTGAACATGTATGCGGAAAGTGGAGGCCAGATAAAGTTTTTAAATGTCATTGAACAAAATACGTCATGGACACCTATAGAAATAGATGATATATATGTGTCGAATGGAAAAGTTGACATTGGTTTTATGGTTGAAGGAATTGCGAATGCTGCATGCCAGATTGATGATGTTGCCTTTGTTAAGAGCACAAAATAA